TGGTGACGGCCGAGTGGGGCGCGGACGACATCATCTTGGAGAACGCCACCCCCGCCGAGGTCGAGACGCGCTTCCGGCTCGTCATCGAGAGGTCCGCGGCGTCGGCGGCGTACGTCGACCAGCCGCAGGAGATCTCCGCGGGCGAGCTCATGATCGACCCGGGCGGCTACACGGCCCGGCTGCGCGGGCGCCCCCTCGACCTCACGTACAAGGAGTTCGAGCTCCTCAAGTACCTGGTGCAGCACCCGGGCCGTGTCTTCACCCGCGCGCAGCTGCTGCAAGAGGTCTGGGGCTACGACTACTACGGAGGCACCCGGACCGTCGACGTCCACGTGCGACGCCTCCGCGCGAAGCTCGGGCTCGAGCACGAGCAGCTCATCGGCACCGTCCGCAACGTCGGGTACCGGTTCGACCCGCCGAAGGACCGCCAGCCGCGCCCCAGCGACGCGGACCTGACCCTCGAGGACGAGGCAGCGCACCCCGCGGACGCCTGACCTGCGACGAGGGCGCCGACTGTCCAGCGGGCGCCCGGGAGTGGCTCCGAGACTCGGCGACTACTCTGAAGGTGGTGTGCCGGGAAGCCTGGTCGGCAGTCCTGTCCGCGCGCCCGTGAGGTGGCTCGAATGCCTGCCAGACCCCAAGAACCCCGTCCTGCCCGCCGTCGGCTGTTCGCTTCCCTCGGGCCCGGCTCCAGGCGGAACCTGCTCGACACGCTCCGCGACGAGAAGGTCGGCGGCGTGCTGCTCCTGGTGGCCACCGTGCTCGCCCTGCTCTGGGCGAACTCCCCCTGGGCTGACACATACCAGGTGCTGCGGGAGACCGCCGTGGGCCCCGCCGCCCTCCACCTCGACCTGACCGTCGCGCAGTGGGCCACCGACGGCCTGCTCGCGATCTTCTTCTTCGTCGTCGGGCTCGAGCTCAAGCGGGAGATCGTGGTCGGCGAGCTCCGCAAG
The sequence above is a segment of the Cellulomonas chengniuliangii genome. Coding sequences within it:
- a CDS encoding winged helix-turn-helix transcriptional regulator, yielding MADLLLLTPAPGGSAQVLPALGLLSHRVRVLPVEPSALVDAPDADIIVLDARRDLVTARTTCRLLRATGLTVPLVLVLTEGGLTVVTAEWGADDIILENATPAEVETRFRLVIERSAASAAYVDQPQEISAGELMIDPGGYTARLRGRPLDLTYKEFELLKYLVQHPGRVFTRAQLLQEVWGYDYYGGTRTVDVHVRRLRAKLGLEHEQLIGTVRNVGYRFDPPKDRQPRPSDADLTLEDEAAHPADA